One region of Pyramidobacter sp. YE332 genomic DNA includes:
- a CDS encoding TIGR00366 family protein translates to MSEPTAQAAAKRKLHMPDTWLVVFAIVAVMAALSWVIPSGSFDYQKVDVNGTMRSVAVAGSYHAIPKAQTKPTGFIGLFASLYQGCYEAADIIFVILTCAATFGVMVKTGAFHAGIGKVMKKVGRREKLLIPILMILFGLGGSVFGMLSEFYGFYPLIVGLGVAIGYDAMTGFAILALGEYVGFMAATLNPYSVAVAQSIAGVPLYSGVVYRAVCFVVFMGLCIAYVMRYAAKVKRSPQASVMYGEPCLHSFDRGELDQYDFTWRHALILLDVLVTLAVLMIGLTQWGWGYKELCGLFIVMSAAAALISGWNPNTYCAEMLTGAKGVLWGCILTGLAKSIVVIMKDAQIMDTIINALANLLKNAPSAISAQLMFVVQTVINFLVPSASGQAAVTMPIMAPLADALGVSRQVACLAYQFGDGLSNILWPTCGIVVICGLADIRYDLWLKWFAKLFAMLFAAQMIMIEIAVLMGW, encoded by the coding sequence ATGAGCGAACCAACCGCCCAAGCGGCGGCAAAAAGAAAACTGCACATGCCCGACACCTGGCTGGTCGTCTTCGCCATCGTCGCGGTCATGGCCGCGTTGTCTTGGGTGATCCCGTCGGGCAGCTTCGACTACCAGAAGGTCGACGTCAACGGCACGATGCGCAGCGTCGCCGTCGCCGGATCGTACCACGCCATCCCCAAGGCGCAGACGAAGCCCACCGGTTTCATCGGCCTGTTCGCCTCGCTTTATCAGGGCTGCTACGAGGCCGCCGACATCATCTTCGTCATCCTCACCTGCGCGGCCACGTTCGGCGTCATGGTCAAGACCGGAGCCTTCCACGCCGGCATCGGCAAGGTCATGAAAAAGGTCGGCCGCCGCGAAAAGCTGCTCATCCCCATCCTCATGATCCTCTTCGGCCTGGGCGGCTCGGTCTTCGGCATGCTCAGCGAGTTTTACGGCTTCTACCCGCTGATCGTCGGCCTCGGTGTCGCCATCGGCTACGACGCGATGACGGGATTTGCCATCCTCGCCCTCGGCGAGTACGTGGGCTTCATGGCCGCGACGCTCAACCCCTATTCGGTCGCCGTCGCCCAATCCATCGCCGGCGTGCCGCTCTACTCCGGCGTCGTCTACCGCGCCGTCTGCTTCGTCGTGTTCATGGGCCTCTGCATCGCCTACGTGATGCGCTACGCCGCGAAAGTGAAAAGATCGCCGCAGGCGTCGGTGATGTACGGCGAACCCTGCCTCCACTCGTTCGACCGCGGCGAGCTCGACCAGTACGATTTCACCTGGCGGCACGCCCTGATCCTGCTCGACGTGCTCGTCACGCTGGCCGTGCTGATGATCGGCCTGACGCAATGGGGCTGGGGCTACAAAGAGCTCTGCGGGCTGTTCATCGTCATGTCGGCCGCGGCAGCGCTGATCTCCGGCTGGAACCCCAACACGTACTGCGCCGAAATGCTGACGGGCGCCAAGGGCGTGCTCTGGGGCTGCATCCTCACCGGTCTGGCCAAGAGCATCGTCGTGATCATGAAGGACGCCCAAATCATGGACACGATCATCAACGCGCTCGCCAATCTGCTCAAAAACGCGCCCTCGGCCATCTCCGCGCAGCTGATGTTCGTCGTGCAGACGGTCATCAACTTCCTCGTGCCCTCGGCTTCCGGCCAGGCAGCCGTGACCATGCCGATCATGGCGCCGCTGGCCGACGCGCTGGGCGTCAGCCGTCAGGTGGCCTGCCTGGCCTATCAGTTCGGCGACGGCCTCTCCAACATCCTCTGGCCGACCTGCGGCATCGTCGTCATCTGCGGCCTCGCCGACATCCGTTACGACCTGTGGCTGAAATGGTTTGCCAAGCTCTTCGCCATGCTCTTCGCCGCGCAGATGATCATGATCGAGATCGCCGTGCTGATGGGCTGGTAG
- a CDS encoding IS630 family transposase: MFQDEAGFGRINTPKYCWCRKGIRPNVPCLHIREYRYAYGAVEPLTGESLFLIMPNCDSDCMNVFLRELSHRFPEDHILLCCDGAAWHKSKALQVPANITLFHIPPYTPEMNPIEQIWRELRCQGFRNEIFSTLENVVERLCRTIRNLTAQTIRSITARQWIVRCFK, from the coding sequence ATGTTTCAGGACGAAGCCGGCTTCGGCAGAATCAACACGCCCAAATACTGCTGGTGCAGGAAAGGCATTCGACCGAACGTTCCCTGCCTTCACATCCGCGAATACCGCTATGCTTACGGTGCCGTAGAGCCGCTTACGGGAGAAAGCCTCTTTCTGATCATGCCCAACTGCGACAGCGATTGCATGAACGTTTTCCTGCGGGAACTTTCACACCGATTTCCGGAAGACCATATTCTGCTCTGCTGTGACGGAGCTGCCTGGCACAAGTCCAAAGCGCTTCAGGTTCCTGCCAACATCACCCTGTTCCATATTCCCCCCTATACCCCCGAGATGAACCCCATTGAGCAGATCTGGAGAGAGCTGCGCTGTCAGGGCTTTCGAAACGAGATTTTTTCGACGCTTGAGAACGTTGTCGAGCGTCTGTGCCGCACGATCAGAAATCTCACCGCTCAGACCATAAGGAGTATTACCGCAAGACAATGGATTGTTAGGTGCTTTAAATGA
- a CDS encoding aminotransferase class I/II-fold pyridoxal phosphate-dependent enzyme codes for MERKPSVNTLAVHAGARRDDAFGAINTPVYMTSNYRIPTDGTPVDWSGINSNIYQRNRNVNQMVLQDRLCALTGAEDGAVFASGVAALMSVFTTFLNSGDHAVISEVCYSATNLQFRKFLPKKYGIQVTFVDITDAEAVRRAVRPNTKLIHAETPGNPTTGIADLDALARIAREAGALLSVDATFAGPLCLRPLEHGADLEIHSMTKYINGHGDSLGGCVLGSRGLLTKIKEEAMVNYGGILSPFNAWLVARGLATVPLRMAQHCRAAQAVAEFLERSPAVRFVWYPGLASHPQHELAKRLMHGQYSGMISFDINGDEKVHQKFLDSLRLITHAVSLGDIESLIVYYDKNSDKLPHYPPVYREGFFRFSVGLEDPDDLTADLQQALEASGAPKA; via the coding sequence ATGGAACGGAAACCAAGCGTCAATACGCTGGCGGTCCACGCCGGCGCGCGCAGGGACGATGCTTTCGGCGCGATCAACACGCCGGTCTACATGACCTCCAACTACCGCATCCCCACCGACGGCACGCCCGTCGACTGGAGCGGCATCAACAGCAACATCTACCAGCGCAACCGCAACGTCAACCAGATGGTGCTGCAGGACCGGCTCTGCGCCCTCACCGGCGCCGAGGACGGCGCGGTGTTCGCCAGCGGCGTGGCGGCGCTGATGAGCGTGTTCACCACGTTCCTCAACTCGGGCGACCACGCGGTCATTTCCGAGGTCTGCTACAGCGCCACGAACCTGCAGTTCCGCAAGTTTTTGCCGAAAAAGTACGGCATCCAGGTGACCTTCGTCGACATCACCGACGCGGAGGCGGTGCGCCGCGCCGTGCGCCCCAACACGAAGCTGATCCACGCCGAAACGCCCGGCAACCCGACCACGGGCATCGCCGACCTCGACGCGCTGGCGCGGATCGCCCGCGAGGCGGGGGCGCTGCTCTCCGTCGACGCCACGTTCGCCGGGCCGCTCTGCCTGCGCCCGCTCGAACACGGGGCCGACCTCGAAATCCACAGCATGACCAAGTACATCAACGGCCACGGCGATTCGCTCGGCGGCTGCGTGCTGGGCAGCCGCGGGCTGCTGACGAAGATCAAGGAAGAGGCCATGGTCAACTACGGCGGCATCCTCAGCCCGTTCAACGCCTGGCTGGTGGCGCGCGGCCTGGCGACGGTGCCGCTGCGCATGGCCCAGCACTGCCGCGCCGCGCAGGCCGTGGCGGAATTCCTCGAACGGAGCCCGGCCGTGCGTTTCGTCTGGTACCCGGGGCTGGCGAGCCACCCGCAGCACGAACTGGCCAAGCGCCTCATGCACGGCCAGTACTCGGGCATGATCTCGTTCGACATCAACGGCGACGAGAAGGTCCACCAGAAGTTCCTCGACAGCCTGCGGCTGATCACGCACGCCGTGTCGCTCGGCGACATCGAAAGTCTGATCGTCTACTACGACAAGAACAGCGACAAGCTGCCCCACTATCCGCCCGTCTACCGCGAAGGCTTCTTCCGCTTCAGCGTCGGCCTCGAAGACCCCGACGACCTGACCGCCGACTTGCAGCAGGCGCTCGAGGCCAGCGGCGCGCCGAAAGCGTAG
- a CDS encoding M20 family metallopeptidase, giving the protein MYKKAQTIQPWLTEVHQALHRIPELDRDLPETTAYVAERLDEMGVPHFACAGGLVAELAGEPDAPVVALRADMDALPVTEATGLPQASRHAGKMHACGHDAHMACALGALRLLRGEGKRAATLRVLFQPAEETDGGAAKMIEAGALDGVSSALCLHVASSLAVGQIGVISGPARGASDMFNVTLRGRGCHGAYPHLGADVVAGGAQIISALQLLVSRETSPLDPAVLTVGRFAAGTARNIIPDSAGFEGIVRTLDPATRARMAARVRELVEGVAAALRLSAEVEFIEGYPALVNDAEVAEAVRRAGARELGAENVITPPCPQLGVDDFACIAERVPGCYVDLGARGPGGAEEPLHSPRFYPDEGCLPVGAALIAAWAQSQA; this is encoded by the coding sequence ATGTATAAAAAAGCGCAAACCATCCAGCCCTGGCTGACGGAAGTGCATCAGGCGCTGCACCGCATTCCCGAGCTGGACCGCGACCTGCCCGAGACGACTGCTTACGTGGCGGAGCGCCTCGACGAGATGGGCGTGCCGCATTTCGCCTGCGCCGGCGGCCTCGTCGCCGAGCTGGCGGGCGAGCCGGACGCGCCCGTCGTGGCGCTGCGCGCCGACATGGACGCGCTGCCCGTCACGGAAGCCACCGGGCTGCCTCAGGCGTCGCGCCACGCCGGCAAGATGCACGCCTGCGGGCACGACGCGCACATGGCCTGCGCTCTGGGAGCGCTGCGCCTGCTGCGCGGCGAGGGCAAACGCGCGGCGACCCTGCGCGTGCTCTTTCAGCCCGCCGAGGAGACCGACGGCGGCGCGGCGAAGATGATCGAGGCCGGAGCGCTCGACGGCGTTTCGTCGGCGCTGTGCCTGCACGTCGCCTCGTCGCTCGCGGTCGGTCAGATCGGCGTCATCTCCGGCCCGGCGCGCGGCGCCAGCGACATGTTCAACGTCACGCTGCGCGGGCGCGGCTGCCACGGCGCCTATCCCCATCTGGGGGCCGACGTCGTTGCCGGCGGCGCCCAGATCATCTCGGCCCTGCAGCTGCTGGTCAGCCGCGAGACCAGCCCGCTCGATCCGGCCGTGCTGACTGTGGGCAGGTTCGCCGCCGGCACGGCGCGCAATATCATTCCCGACAGCGCCGGGTTCGAGGGCATCGTGCGCACGCTGGACCCCGCCACGCGCGCGCGCATGGCGGCGCGCGTGCGCGAACTGGTCGAGGGCGTGGCCGCGGCCCTGCGGCTGAGCGCCGAAGTGGAATTCATCGAAGGCTATCCGGCGCTGGTCAACGACGCCGAAGTCGCCGAAGCCGTGCGCCGCGCCGGCGCGCGCGAGCTGGGCGCGGAAAACGTGATCACGCCGCCCTGCCCGCAGCTGGGCGTGGACGACTTCGCCTGCATCGCCGAACGCGTGCCGGGCTGCTACGTCGATCTCGGCGCGCGCGGCCCCGGCGGGGCCGAAGAGCCGCTGCACAGCCCGCGCTTTTATCCCGACGAGGGCTGCCTGCCCGTCGGCGCGGCGCTGATCGCCGCCTGGGCGCAGAGTCAGGCGTAA
- a CDS encoding NADH-dependent [FeFe] hydrogenase, group A6, with protein sequence MVNVVIDGKHIQVPERTTILDAAKSAGIRIPTLCFLAGVNEIGACRVCVVEVEGYERLFTACNNPVEEGMVIHTNSKKAREARRANVRMILSEHDDHCPTCVRSGNCELQRIANELNIHDTPFEKHYVDRRTSPDFPLIRDFSLCIKCMRCVQVCDKIQHANVWDVVNTGAKTTVDVARVYRLEDADCALCGQCITHCPVGALHERDDTQKVLDAIDDPEKIVLVQIAPAIRTAWGEEFGMKPEEATVTRLAAALRLVGFDYVFDTDFSADLTIMEEGSEFVERLKHRDREKFPMFTSCCPGWIRFVKSHWPQYVDQLSSAKSPQQMFGAIAKSWYAQTLGVDPSRIFSVSIMPCLAKKAECALPGMDDAGAGQDVDVALTTREVSRLIRSLQIQPQDLEDEALDMPLGVGSGAGAIFGATGGVMEAALRSAFFLVTGKNPEPDAFKSVRGMDGWKEAEFDIAGASLKVAVVNGLGNADKLLAALDRGDVRYDFVEVMACPGGCVGGGGQPIHDRVEMAPKRAPTLYDIDRGMALRFSHENPSVLECYKQFLGAPLSEKAHHLLHTTYHGWKMPGEK encoded by the coding sequence ATGGTAAACGTCGTCATCGATGGCAAACACATTCAGGTTCCGGAAAGAACGACGATCCTCGACGCCGCCAAGAGCGCGGGGATCAGGATCCCCACGCTCTGCTTCCTCGCCGGCGTCAACGAGATCGGCGCCTGCCGCGTCTGCGTCGTCGAGGTGGAAGGGTACGAGCGGCTCTTCACGGCCTGCAACAATCCCGTTGAAGAGGGCATGGTCATCCACACCAACAGCAAAAAAGCCCGCGAGGCCCGCCGCGCCAACGTGCGCATGATCCTCTCCGAGCACGACGACCACTGCCCGACGTGCGTGCGCAGCGGCAACTGCGAGCTGCAGCGCATCGCCAACGAGCTCAACATCCATGACACGCCGTTTGAAAAGCATTACGTCGACCGGCGGACCAGTCCCGATTTTCCGCTCATCCGCGACTTTTCGCTCTGCATCAAGTGCATGCGCTGCGTGCAAGTCTGCGACAAGATCCAGCACGCCAACGTCTGGGACGTGGTCAACACCGGGGCCAAGACCACCGTCGACGTGGCCCGCGTCTATCGTCTCGAAGACGCCGACTGCGCCCTGTGCGGCCAGTGCATCACTCATTGTCCCGTGGGCGCGCTGCACGAACGCGACGACACGCAGAAAGTGCTCGACGCCATCGACGATCCCGAAAAGATCGTGCTCGTCCAGATCGCTCCGGCCATCCGCACCGCCTGGGGCGAGGAGTTCGGCATGAAGCCCGAAGAGGCCACCGTCACGCGTCTGGCCGCGGCGCTGCGCCTCGTCGGCTTCGACTACGTGTTCGACACCGACTTCTCCGCCGACCTCACGATCATGGAGGAAGGCAGCGAGTTCGTAGAGCGTCTCAAGCACCGCGACCGCGAGAAGTTCCCGATGTTCACCTCCTGCTGCCCGGGCTGGATCCGTTTCGTCAAGAGCCACTGGCCGCAGTACGTCGACCAGCTGTCGTCGGCCAAGTCGCCGCAGCAAATGTTCGGCGCCATCGCCAAGAGCTGGTACGCGCAGACGCTCGGCGTCGATCCGTCCAGGATCTTCTCCGTCTCCATCATGCCCTGTCTGGCCAAAAAGGCCGAGTGCGCGCTGCCCGGCATGGACGACGCCGGCGCGGGACAGGACGTGGACGTGGCGCTGACCACGCGCGAAGTGTCGCGCCTGATCCGCTCGCTGCAGATCCAGCCGCAGGACCTCGAAGACGAAGCGCTCGACATGCCGCTCGGCGTCGGCAGCGGCGCGGGCGCGATCTTCGGCGCCACCGGCGGCGTCATGGAGGCGGCGCTGCGCAGCGCCTTCTTCCTCGTCACCGGCAAAAACCCCGAACCCGACGCCTTCAAATCGGTGCGCGGCATGGACGGCTGGAAAGAGGCCGAGTTCGACATCGCCGGCGCGTCGCTCAAGGTCGCCGTCGTCAACGGCCTCGGCAACGCCGACAAATTGCTGGCCGCGCTCGACCGCGGCGACGTGCGCTACGATTTCGTCGAGGTCATGGCCTGCCCCGGCGGCTGCGTCGGCGGCGGCGGGCAGCCCATCCACGACCGCGTGGAAATGGCCCCGAAACGCGCCCCCACGCTCTACGACATCGACCGCGGCATGGCGCTGCGCTTTTCGCACGAGAACCCGTCCGTCCTCGAGTGCTACAAACAGTTCCTCGGCGCGCCGCTGTCGGAAAAGGCGCATCATCTGCTCCACACGACGTACCACGGCTGGAAGATGCCCGGCGAAAAGTAG
- a CDS encoding ankyrin repeat domain-containing protein: MKKIVKFWVCAAAVLALCGSAGAADVNAVDRYGRTELMNAARYGELKKAEEQLKLGADVSVCDTDRAGYNALHEAARNGDAAITELLLAHGADANAPTAGGSTEKGGVTALILAAQEEKGLPVAELLLKHGADPNAATAKGFRALHYAASEGNAELTELLLARGADVNVLTSDGRSPLIFAVGETDNLAVAKLLLDKGADVNLRPNKKAYSPLTWALKNYNRPAALLLVERGADVNVAAGGAAPLLWALRLDQPGDENLEIPKALLARGAKLDIVGDGGVTPFMIAAARENFTPETLQWLLDHGADPKGADKNGNSALYYAARSKNAAARLLWLISLRLYDVNERDKDGASISALALGRAADPNLLTALLDAGADPKIASKDGYGLMHIVAGKLCDAAKDQERTKEGADRAWNDALACFRLLCDKGVPLNERYGKNGETPLLVASGWGAPLKVVQTLVEAGADPKIAAADGKTALSLAESWGVPGVPEYLKSKM; encoded by the coding sequence ATGAAAAAGATCGTGAAGTTCTGGGTGTGCGCCGCGGCCGTTCTGGCCCTGTGCGGCAGCGCGGGAGCGGCGGACGTCAACGCGGTCGACCGCTACGGGCGCACGGAGCTGATGAACGCTGCCCGCTACGGCGAGCTGAAAAAAGCGGAAGAACAGCTCAAGCTGGGCGCCGACGTGAGCGTCTGTGACACCGACAGGGCGGGGTACAACGCGTTGCACGAGGCCGCGCGCAACGGCGACGCGGCGATCACGGAACTGCTGCTGGCCCACGGCGCCGACGCCAACGCTCCGACCGCGGGCGGTTCGACGGAAAAGGGCGGCGTCACGGCGCTGATCCTGGCCGCCCAGGAGGAGAAAGGGCTGCCGGTCGCGGAGCTGCTGCTGAAACACGGCGCCGACCCCAACGCCGCCACCGCGAAGGGTTTCCGTGCGCTGCACTACGCCGCCTCCGAGGGCAACGCGGAGCTGACGGAGCTGCTGCTGGCCCGCGGCGCCGACGTCAACGTTCTGACTTCCGACGGCCGTTCGCCGCTGATCTTCGCCGTCGGCGAAACGGACAACCTCGCCGTGGCGAAGCTGCTGCTCGACAAGGGCGCCGACGTCAACCTGCGCCCCAACAAGAAAGCGTATTCGCCGCTGACCTGGGCGCTGAAAAACTACAACCGCCCCGCGGCGCTCCTGCTCGTCGAGCGCGGCGCGGACGTCAACGTCGCCGCGGGCGGCGCGGCGCCGCTGCTGTGGGCGCTGCGGCTTGACCAGCCCGGCGACGAAAATCTGGAGATCCCCAAGGCGCTGCTGGCGCGGGGCGCGAAGCTCGACATCGTGGGAGACGGCGGCGTGACGCCCTTCATGATAGCCGCGGCGCGGGAGAACTTTACGCCGGAGACGCTGCAGTGGCTGCTCGACCACGGCGCCGACCCCAAGGGCGCCGACAAGAACGGCAACTCCGCGCTGTACTACGCCGCCAGAAGCAAGAACGCGGCCGCGCGGCTGCTCTGGCTGATCTCGCTGAGGCTGTACGACGTCAACGAGCGCGACAAGGACGGCGCCAGCATTTCGGCGCTGGCGCTCGGCAGAGCGGCCGATCCCAACCTGCTGACGGCCTTGCTCGACGCCGGCGCCGATCCGAAGATCGCTTCCAAGGACGGATACGGGCTGATGCACATCGTTGCCGGGAAGCTGTGCGACGCCGCCAAAGATCAGGAACGCACGAAAGAGGGCGCCGACCGGGCGTGGAACGACGCTCTGGCCTGCTTCCGCCTGCTTTGCGACAAGGGCGTGCCGCTCAACGAGCGGTACGGAAAGAACGGAGAGACCCCGCTGTTGGTCGCGTCCGGCTGGGGCGCGCCGCTGAAGGTCGTGCAGACGCTCGTCGAAGCCGGCGCCGATCCGAAGATCGCCGCCGCGGACGGGAAAACGGCGCTGTCCCTGGCCGAGAGCTGGGGCGTGCCGGGAGTTCCCGAATACCTGAAATCGAAAATGTAA
- a CDS encoding Na+/H+ antiporter NhaC family protein produces MIALVKLLPICVMAGLMLSGMDILLASPISFICACLVAMVTERYKFSELLDAALDNLKNFLIVFLILEAAYAVAECFMATGVAAAIINLALSLGLTAKLVAVVGFLVTCVLSVATGTSWGTFAACAPIFLWLNHIVGGSVVLTVGAIAGGSCFGDNIGLISDTTVVSCGMQNVQLVDRMRYQGVWSGLCLIVSAVVFYFAAVAMGLPDTEGSAAVAIQQIPEGVWTVLADKRPAAVTLLKQVQAGVPYYMVIPLLVVLLLAVRNVSTLICLGAGILFSGIFGWMAGTVTDIDKFLQLVYDGASAAGGWSIAMMLWVGAFGGVMRKMNAFDSIAAMILRVVSKVRQLMFCNALLCLIGNAAMADEMAQIVTISPIIKNLTEKSVRGDEKAMYRLALRNATYSDAMAVLGSQLIPWHAYMGFFMGIAMSVYPLAADTLTVMGVITHNYFAWIAVISMLVLTITGWDRFIPLFSIPREPEVSLKKEV; encoded by the coding sequence ATGATCGCACTGGTAAAGCTGTTGCCGATCTGCGTTATGGCCGGGCTGATGCTTTCCGGCATGGACATCCTGCTGGCGTCGCCGATTTCCTTCATCTGCGCCTGCCTCGTGGCGATGGTCACGGAGCGTTACAAGTTCAGCGAACTGCTCGACGCGGCGCTGGACAACCTGAAAAACTTCCTGATCGTGTTCCTGATCCTGGAAGCGGCCTACGCCGTCGCCGAGTGTTTCATGGCCACGGGCGTGGCGGCCGCGATCATCAATCTGGCGCTGTCGCTGGGGCTGACGGCCAAGCTGGTGGCGGTGGTGGGATTCCTCGTCACCTGCGTGCTGTCCGTCGCCACGGGCACGTCGTGGGGGACGTTCGCGGCCTGCGCGCCGATCTTCCTGTGGCTGAACCATATCGTCGGCGGCAGCGTGGTGCTGACGGTCGGCGCGATCGCCGGCGGCTCGTGCTTCGGCGACAATATCGGCCTGATCTCCGACACGACGGTGGTCAGCTGCGGCATGCAGAACGTGCAGCTGGTCGACCGCATGCGCTATCAGGGCGTGTGGTCGGGGCTGTGCCTGATCGTCAGCGCCGTGGTCTTCTACTTTGCGGCCGTGGCGATGGGACTGCCCGACACGGAAGGTTCGGCGGCCGTGGCGATCCAGCAGATCCCCGAGGGCGTGTGGACGGTCCTGGCCGACAAACGTCCCGCGGCGGTGACGCTGCTGAAGCAGGTCCAGGCGGGCGTGCCCTATTACATGGTGATCCCGCTGCTGGTCGTGCTTCTTCTTGCCGTACGCAACGTCAGCACGCTGATCTGCCTCGGCGCGGGCATCCTTTTCTCCGGCATCTTCGGCTGGATGGCCGGCACGGTGACCGACATCGACAAGTTCCTGCAGCTGGTTTACGACGGCGCGTCGGCCGCGGGCGGCTGGTCGATCGCCATGATGCTCTGGGTCGGCGCCTTCGGCGGCGTCATGCGCAAGATGAACGCGTTCGATTCGATCGCCGCGATGATCTTGAGGGTCGTCTCCAAGGTGCGCCAGCTGATGTTCTGCAACGCGCTGCTGTGCCTGATCGGCAACGCGGCGATGGCCGACGAGATGGCGCAGATCGTCACGATCAGCCCGATCATCAAGAATCTCACGGAGAAATCGGTGCGGGGCGACGAGAAGGCCATGTACCGTCTGGCGCTGCGCAACGCCACGTATTCCGACGCCATGGCCGTGCTCGGGTCGCAGCTGATCCCGTGGCACGCCTACATGGGCTTCTTCATGGGCATCGCCATGTCGGTGTATCCGCTGGCGGCCGACACGCTGACGGTGATGGGCGTGATCACGCACAACTATTTCGCCTGGATCGCCGTGATCTCGATGCTGGTCCTGACGATCACCGGCTGGGACCGCTTCATCCCGCTGTTCAGCATCCCCCGCGAACCGGAGGTCAGTTTGAAAAAGGAGGTTTGA
- a CDS encoding aspartate kinase → MAAPVQIVRTAVLKYGGSSVADADKIRAVAAKVAARCRSGERLLVVVSAMGKTTNRLIDLAADVSGNSAGYKREMDMLMATGEQVSAALLAMALRDLGCDALSMNAYQIGMLTTNAYGGARIRDLDAGRLRLELDARGVVVVTGFQGVAENGDLTTLGRGGSDTSAIAIAAALHCPCEIYSDVDGVYACDPRIIPDAKKLEYVTYEEMLEMASCGARVLHSRGVEIADKQQVELYCGSTFSDERGTRIVKNLPEWLEHPVVTGVAVDADQIKVNLRGLPEDVHLYTRVFNELAACCINLDMIAIVSEGGEAAVTFSVIRGDVALVRPALEAALQGLDGWTMTVDGEVAKVSAIGVGMQAASGVAGRFFGALERARIDVLGATTSEIKIAVLVPRAQAQSAADALMTEFDRKVGE, encoded by the coding sequence ATGGCGGCTCCCGTACAGATCGTCCGCACCGCGGTGCTGAAATACGGCGGCTCGTCCGTGGCCGACGCGGACAAGATCCGCGCCGTCGCCGCCAAAGTCGCCGCCCGCTGCCGGAGCGGCGAGCGCCTGCTCGTCGTCGTCTCTGCCATGGGCAAGACCACCAATCGTCTCATCGACCTCGCCGCGGACGTGTCCGGCAACAGCGCCGGCTACAAGCGCGAGATGGACATGCTGATGGCCACGGGCGAGCAGGTCTCGGCTGCGCTGCTGGCCATGGCCCTGCGCGACCTCGGATGCGACGCTCTGTCCATGAACGCCTATCAGATCGGCATGCTGACGACCAACGCCTACGGCGGCGCGCGCATCCGCGACCTCGACGCCGGGCGGCTGCGCCTCGAGCTGGACGCGCGCGGCGTCGTCGTGGTGACGGGGTTTCAGGGCGTCGCCGAGAACGGCGATTTGACCACGCTCGGGCGCGGCGGCAGCGACACGTCCGCCATCGCCATCGCCGCGGCGCTGCACTGTCCGTGCGAGATCTACAGCGACGTGGACGGCGTCTACGCCTGCGACCCGCGCATCATCCCCGACGCCAAAAAACTGGAGTATGTCACCTACGAAGAGATGCTGGAAATGGCTTCCTGCGGCGCCAGAGTGCTGCACTCGCGCGGCGTGGAGATCGCCGACAAGCAGCAGGTGGAGCTCTACTGCGGTTCCACTTTTTCCGACGAAAGAGGCACGAGAATCGTGAAAAACCTTCCCGAATGGCTTGAGCATCCCGTCGTCACCGGCGTCGCCGTCGACGCCGACCAGATCAAGGTCAACCTGCGCGGTCTGCCCGAGGACGTGCACCTCTACACGCGCGTCTTCAACGAGCTGGCGGCGTGCTGCATCAACCTCGACATGATCGCCATCGTCTCCGAGGGCGGCGAAGCGGCCGTGACGTTCTCCGTGATCCGCGGCGACGTGGCCCTGGTCCGTCCTGCTTTGGAAGCAGCCCTGCAGGGACTGGACGGCTGGACGATGACCGTCGACGGCGAGGTCGCCAAAGTGTCGGCCATCGGCGTCGGCATGCAGGCGGCCTCCGGCGTGGCCGGGCGCTTTTTCGGCGCGCTCGAACGCGCCCGTATCGACGTGCTCGGCGCCACCACCTCGGAGATCAAGATCGCCGTGCTCGTGCCGCGCGCCCAGGCGCAGAGCGCCGCCGACGCGTTGATGACCGAGTTCGACCGCAAGGTCGGAGAGTGA